One genomic region from Pyrinomonadaceae bacterium encodes:
- a CDS encoding DUF58 domain-containing protein, whose protein sequence is MNSESTSNRGPGTEIRNSQSEIRNLLARWRNAILGTLLVLAGLATALFTIFARRIGDPGLVGTGAVASLIFALLITILIVPPLARSAYAEVGRRGLPLEVTSGGVIFIVILLIVALAAWNTGNNLLFLVFSIMLSTLFVSWAVARLALRDLTAAARFPDHIFAGEPAEVLVTVKNEKRALPSFSILVEARGPSGKSKPQRWKHRVRYLKRTLGYFTYVPHRASAEQTVEQLFPKRGHILVTGFELSTRFPFGFFRHRRRLKTREVDIVVYPKPQPIPDELHLLPLFTGQRTSFRRGFGHDLLLLRDYQAHDELRHIDWKATARARRLTVREFAAEDERRITIMLDTRLTEDIDRENFRIRFENGVVQAASLVKHFIDERAEVSLVLGSERGPYSTGPEQLYACLRRLAMARYEEKVPSDFWPSAITEGVELRGHQPDGNYSILLTAAPQGSIPAHIWRRAFVIFL, encoded by the coding sequence GTGAATAGTGAAAGCACGTCAAATCGCGGTCCCGGAACAGAAATTCGCAATTCGCAATCCGAAATCCGAAATCTTCTCGCCCGTTGGCGTAACGCGATTCTCGGCACCCTTTTGGTGCTTGCCGGTCTTGCGACCGCACTCTTCACAATTTTTGCCCGGCGCATTGGCGACCCGGGATTGGTCGGCACGGGCGCCGTCGCTTCACTCATCTTCGCCCTCCTGATCACGATTCTGATCGTGCCGCCCCTGGCGCGCTCTGCGTACGCTGAAGTGGGCCGGCGCGGGTTGCCTTTGGAAGTCACGAGCGGCGGAGTCATTTTCATCGTTATTCTTTTGATCGTCGCGCTGGCCGCATGGAACACGGGGAACAATCTGTTGTTTCTGGTGTTTTCGATCATGCTTTCGACTCTGTTCGTGTCGTGGGCGGTGGCGCGTCTGGCGCTGCGCGACCTGACCGCAGCGGCGCGCTTTCCCGATCACATCTTCGCCGGTGAGCCCGCCGAAGTGCTGGTCACCGTCAAGAATGAAAAGCGAGCGCTGCCTTCGTTCTCAATCCTGGTCGAAGCGCGTGGCCCATCCGGCAAGTCAAAGCCGCAGAGATGGAAGCACCGGGTCCGGTATTTGAAACGCACGCTCGGCTATTTCACGTACGTGCCCCATCGCGCGTCGGCCGAGCAAACGGTCGAGCAACTCTTCCCCAAGCGCGGTCACATTCTGGTCACCGGTTTCGAGCTTTCGACGCGATTTCCGTTCGGATTCTTCCGTCACCGCCGTCGCTTGAAGACGCGCGAAGTCGACATCGTCGTCTATCCAAAGCCGCAACCAATTCCTGACGAGCTACACCTGCTGCCGCTTTTCACGGGCCAGCGGACTTCATTTCGCCGCGGCTTCGGCCACGACTTACTTTTATTGCGTGATTATCAGGCGCACGACGAATTGCGGCACATCGATTGGAAGGCGACGGCGCGCGCGCGGCGATTGACCGTGCGCGAGTTCGCGGCCGAAGACGAGCGGCGCATTACGATCATGCTGGACACGCGTCTGACGGAAGACATCGATCGAGAGAACTTCCGGATTCGATTCGAAAATGGAGTTGTCCAGGCGGCGTCGCTGGTAAAACACTTCATCGACGAGCGCGCAGAAGTTTCACTAGTGCTCGGCTCAGAACGTGGACCGTATAGCACCGGGCCGGAGCAGTTGTACGCTTGCCTGAGAAGACTGGCGATGGCGCGTTACGAAGAGAAGGTCCCGAGCGATTTCTGGCCGAGCGCGATCACCGAAGGAGTTGAGTTGCGCGGGCACCAACCGGATGGAAACTACTCGATTCTGCTGACTGCCGCACCGCAGGGATCGATTCCCGCGCACATCTGGCGGCGGGCGTTTGTGATTTTCCTGTGA
- the fmt gene encoding methionyl-tRNA formyltransferase, whose amino-acid sequence MRIVFMGTPESAVPSLRRLVDDGHEIVSVWTQPDKPAGRGKKLHQSPVKEFAIENHLTIHQLQKIRTPEAKELFASHQADVAVVVAYGKILPAEFLNAPKHGCINVHFSLLPKYRGAAPVNWAIINGEEETGVTTMKIVQELDAGPVLLQQATKIGERETAPELMSRLSVMGAELISETLKNLHDIEPKPQLDPESTLAPILKREDGLIDWALDAFEIERRVRGFQPWPNAHTLYKSRRLIIWEAQPQQTVEVSEANGRILKVDGDELVVSAGDSTGLRVSQLQMEGSRRMTARDFINGVHPQIGESLG is encoded by the coding sequence ATGCGCATTGTTTTCATGGGTACGCCTGAATCTGCCGTGCCGTCTTTGCGACGGCTGGTTGATGACGGTCATGAAATCGTCTCGGTCTGGACGCAGCCGGACAAACCGGCCGGGCGCGGAAAGAAGCTGCATCAGTCGCCCGTGAAAGAATTCGCGATTGAAAACCACCTCACAATTCATCAACTGCAAAAGATTAGAACTCCGGAAGCGAAAGAGTTGTTCGCCTCGCACCAAGCGGATGTCGCCGTAGTTGTTGCTTATGGAAAAATTCTGCCGGCTGAATTCCTGAACGCGCCGAAGCACGGCTGCATCAACGTCCACTTCTCCCTCCTGCCAAAGTATCGTGGCGCCGCGCCGGTGAACTGGGCGATCATAAACGGTGAAGAAGAAACCGGCGTCACCACGATGAAGATTGTGCAGGAACTCGATGCCGGACCAGTTCTGCTTCAACAGGCCACGAAGATCGGTGAGCGCGAAACCGCTCCGGAACTCATGTCCCGCCTATCCGTAATGGGGGCCGAACTGATTAGTGAAACCCTTAAGAATCTGCACGACATCGAACCAAAGCCACAACTTGATCCGGAATCCACGCTCGCGCCGATCCTCAAGCGCGAAGACGGTCTCATCGACTGGGCGCTGGATGCGTTTGAGATCGAGCGACGCGTGCGCGGTTTCCAACCCTGGCCAAATGCTCACACGTTATACAAATCTCGCCGTCTAATTATTTGGGAAGCACAGCCGCAACAAACCGTTGAAGTTAGCGAGGCCAACGGGCGAATCTTAAAGGTCGATGGCGACGAACTGGTCGTCTCAGCCGGTGATTCAACTGGTTTGCGAGTTAGTCAATTGCAGATGGAAGGATCGCGCCGGATGACGGCGCGCGATTTCATCAACGGCGTTCATCCGCAGATTGGTGAGTCGCTCGGTTAG
- the pruA gene encoding L-glutamate gamma-semialdehyde dehydrogenase, which translates to MTEFQNEPFTDFSKEENAQAMRDALEKVKAELGNEYPLVIGGERIKTGDTLDSINPANRTQVVGKFHKATKELANKAVESAAEAFKTWRNVPAQERADLLFRVAATLRERKHEFSAWMIHEVAKSWPEADGDTAEAIDFLEFYAREMLRYAGDQPLTKLKGEDNQLEYIPLGVGAVIPPWNFPLAIMAGMTAASIVTGNTVVLKPSSDAPTIAYKFFELLEEAGMPAGVVNFMTGSGAEVGDVVVDHPKTRYIAFTGSKEVGLRINERAAKVHDGQLWIKRVVAEMGGKDAIIVAEDADLEEAATGVVQAAFGFQGQKCSACSRAIIDARIYDPMIEKIAERTAKIKLGAPSDNSITMSAVINEKAFKSINGYIEKGQAEGGRLIAGGGSDGEQGFFIEPTVISDVKPGSTIEQEEIFGPVLAVIKADNYDHALEIANDTQFGLTGAVYSTDEAKLDRARNEFHVGNLYLNRKCTGALVGVHPFGGFNMSGTDSKAGGRDYLLLFMQAKLSSEKVGATRKRAEAGTAI; encoded by the coding sequence ATGACTGAATTTCAAAACGAACCATTTACTGATTTCAGCAAAGAAGAAAATGCACAGGCAATGCGCGACGCCCTTGAAAAGGTAAAAGCGGAGCTCGGCAACGAATACCCGCTTGTCATTGGCGGCGAACGGATCAAGACCGGCGATACGCTGGACAGCATTAATCCGGCCAATCGCACGCAGGTCGTCGGCAAGTTTCACAAAGCCACCAAAGAGTTGGCTAATAAAGCCGTCGAGAGTGCTGCTGAGGCCTTTAAAACGTGGCGCAACGTTCCGGCCCAGGAGCGCGCCGATCTTTTGTTCCGCGTCGCCGCAACGCTGCGCGAGCGCAAGCATGAATTCTCGGCATGGATGATTCACGAAGTCGCGAAGTCCTGGCCCGAGGCCGACGGCGACACCGCCGAGGCAATCGACTTTCTTGAGTTCTACGCGCGCGAGATGCTGCGCTACGCGGGTGACCAGCCGCTGACGAAACTCAAAGGCGAGGACAATCAGCTTGAATACATTCCGCTCGGCGTGGGCGCGGTGATTCCACCCTGGAACTTTCCCCTCGCGATCATGGCGGGCATGACTGCGGCTTCAATCGTCACCGGTAACACAGTCGTTCTGAAGCCTTCATCCGACGCACCGACCATCGCTTACAAGTTTTTTGAATTGCTTGAAGAAGCCGGCATGCCTGCGGGTGTCGTGAACTTCATGACCGGCTCAGGCGCGGAAGTTGGCGATGTCGTGGTCGATCATCCCAAGACGCGTTACATCGCGTTCACCGGCTCGAAAGAGGTTGGCCTGCGCATCAATGAACGCGCGGCGAAGGTGCACGATGGGCAGCTTTGGATCAAACGTGTCGTGGCTGAGATGGGCGGCAAAGACGCGATCATCGTCGCCGAGGACGCCGATCTCGAAGAGGCCGCAACGGGCGTTGTGCAAGCCGCATTCGGCTTCCAGGGTCAAAAGTGTTCCGCCTGCTCGCGAGCCATCATCGATGCGCGCATTTACGATCCGATGATTGAGAAGATTGCTGAGCGCACGGCGAAGATTAAGCTCGGCGCTCCATCCGACAACAGCATCACTATGAGCGCCGTGATCAACGAGAAAGCTTTCAAGTCCATCAACGGCTACATCGAAAAAGGCCAGGCTGAAGGCGGGCGGTTGATTGCCGGCGGCGGCTCAGACGGCGAGCAAGGCTTTTTCATCGAACCAACGGTGATTTCCGATGTGAAACCGGGCTCGACCATCGAGCAGGAAGAGATCTTCGGCCCGGTTCTGGCTGTTATTAAAGCAGACAACTACGACCACGCGTTGGAGATTGCGAACGACACACAGTTCGGTCTGACCGGAGCGGTTTACTCCACTGACGAAGCGAAACTCGATCGCGCACGTAACGAATTCCATGTTGGTAATTTGTACTTGAATCGCAAATGCACTGGCGCGCTGGTTGGCGTGCATCCCTTTGGCGGTTTCAACATGTCAGGCACCGATTCCAAGGCCGGCGGTCGCGACTACCTTCTGCTGTTTATGCAGGCAAAGCTTTCGTCCGAGAAAGTTGGCGCGACGAGGAAACGCGCCGAAGCCGGCACGGCGATCTGA
- the def gene encoding peptide deformylase, with amino-acid sequence MAVLKLVTWPNPILETPADPVTKFDDDLRKLADDMFETMYAAPGVGLAGVQVGIAKRLFVMDCSGGKDPASRYFMANPEIIVQEGKQDGEEGCLSIPGIYSKVSRSMRVIARGHDLTGKQYEIEGIELEGRCLLHETDHCDGILYVNRITPLKREIVKRKVRKLQKAGEWPE; translated from the coding sequence ATGGCAGTATTGAAACTGGTTACCTGGCCCAATCCGATTTTAGAAACCCCCGCTGATCCCGTTACCAAATTCGACGACGATCTAAGGAAGCTGGCCGATGACATGTTCGAAACGATGTATGCCGCGCCCGGCGTCGGACTGGCCGGCGTCCAGGTCGGCATCGCGAAGCGTCTGTTTGTGATGGATTGTTCGGGCGGAAAAGATCCGGCAAGCCGTTATTTCATGGCCAATCCTGAGATCATCGTGCAGGAAGGCAAACAGGACGGTGAAGAAGGCTGCCTCTCGATTCCGGGTATTTACTCAAAGGTGTCTCGCAGCATGCGCGTGATCGCGCGCGGCCACGATCTTACTGGTAAGCAGTACGAGATCGAGGGAATAGAGCTTGAGGGACGATGTCTGCTCCACGAAACGGATCATTGCGACGGCATCCTTTATGTAAATCGCATAACGCCGCTCAAGCGCGAGATCGTCAAACGAAAGGTCAGGAAATTGCAGAAGGCCGGCGAATGGCCTGAGTAG
- the aroC gene encoding chorismate synthase has translation MFRFTTAGESHGRALVAIVEGLPAGLPINVDQINHDLWRRQQGYGRGARMKIEKDEVEILSGVRHGVTLGSPLALMIENKDWATWDAVMAVEPKELAPEKSRLVKRPRPGHADLAGGLKYDARDLRNVLERASARETAARVACGAIAKQLLQQFGIEIRSHVIQLGGIPEQPLELTFDQVSSIPDDSPLRCADADAQQRMIQLIDETKAAGDTLGGIFEVIARDAPPGLGSHTAWDLKLDGRLAQAIMSIPAVKAVAIGAGIEASSLPGSKVHDEIGYSDDLKEFVRETNRAGGLEGGVTNGEEIRVRGFLKPISTLRRALRSVDIDTKQEERAAFERSDITVIPAAGVIGEAMMALVLAQATREKFGGDSLGEMKRNYEGYREQLRAY, from the coding sequence ATGTTCCGCTTCACCACCGCCGGCGAATCACACGGACGCGCATTGGTCGCGATCGTCGAAGGTCTGCCCGCCGGACTGCCCATCAACGTCGATCAAATCAATCATGACTTATGGCGCCGGCAGCAAGGCTATGGCCGCGGCGCGCGGATGAAGATCGAGAAAGACGAAGTTGAAATCCTGAGCGGAGTGCGACATGGCGTGACCCTCGGTTCGCCGCTCGCGCTGATGATTGAAAACAAGGATTGGGCGACCTGGGACGCAGTGATGGCGGTCGAGCCGAAAGAGCTTGCGCCCGAGAAATCCCGGCTCGTCAAACGCCCGCGCCCCGGTCACGCGGATTTAGCCGGCGGTTTGAAGTACGACGCGCGCGATCTGCGCAACGTCCTGGAGCGTGCGTCGGCACGTGAGACCGCAGCCCGCGTCGCTTGCGGAGCAATCGCGAAGCAATTGCTGCAACAGTTTGGAATCGAGATCCGCAGTCACGTAATTCAACTGGGCGGGATTCCCGAGCAGCCGTTGGAACTGACTTTCGATCAAGTCTCATCGATTCCCGACGATTCGCCTTTGCGCTGCGCCGACGCGGACGCGCAACAGCGAATGATTCAATTGATCGACGAGACAAAAGCCGCGGGCGACACCCTTGGCGGCATCTTTGAAGTCATCGCGCGCGATGCGCCGCCGGGTTTGGGCTCGCACACCGCCTGGGATTTGAAACTTGATGGCCGCCTGGCGCAGGCGATCATGTCGATTCCCGCGGTCAAGGCCGTGGCTATCGGCGCCGGAATTGAAGCGAGTTCCCTTCCCGGGTCGAAAGTTCACGATGAGATCGGTTATAGCGATGACTTAAAGGAATTTGTGCGCGAGACCAACCGGGCGGGTGGCCTGGAAGGCGGTGTGACGAACGGTGAAGAGATTCGTGTGCGCGGGTTCCTGAAACCCATTTCCACGCTGCGGCGCGCACTGCGCTCGGTCGATATCGACACAAAACAGGAAGAGCGTGCGGCGTTTGAACGTTCCGATATCACGGTCATTCCCGCCGCGGGCGTAATTGGCGAAGCGATGATGGCACTCGTGCTCGCCCAAGCCACCCGCGAAAAGTTCGGCGGCGACAGCCTGGGCGAGATGAAACGGAATTACGAAGGCTATCGCGAACAGTTGCGAGCGTATTGA
- a CDS encoding GxxExxY protein, with amino-acid sequence MDLLVARRLVVEVKAIEAIAPIHEAQLITYLRLGGWNVGLLMNFNVVVLKDGIRRRVLDLRE; translated from the coding sequence TTGGATCTTCTCGTCGCCCGCCGGCTGGTAGTTGAAGTGAAGGCAATTGAGGCGATTGCCCCCATCCATGAGGCGCAACTGATAACATATTTGCGGCTTGGTGGGTGGAATGTTGGGCTTCTTATGAACTTCAATGTTGTGGTATTGAAGGACGGCATCAGAAGAAGAGTGCTCGATTTGAGGGAATGA
- a CDS encoding FAD-binding oxidoreductase, which produces MLTKTTPDEIHDFLGDASYLTGGFTSAVFFPESAEEAAQLLAKASGDKTPVTISGAGTGTVGGRVPFGGIVIATDKLNHIKRVARDEKGGHAVAEAGVRLIELQRAVEADGLFYPPDPTERTCFLGGTISTNASGSRTFKYGPTRNYIERLKIALATGDVIDLRRGELQVRDGGHVTIPLSSGRTINAKVPGYQMPKVRKHASGYFVAPGMDVIDLFIGSEGTLGVILEAEVRLIAKPESLLSGVVFFDSDENLLAFVRDVRTRSLRHRLQSVSVAHDSQTEVCATLDARALEYFDVESLSFLRRKYDTIPDGAVGAIFFEQETNPATEESLMNEWLELTERHQALGEQSWFATNEQDHAKLREFRHALPVLMNERFAKYRQRKVSTDIAVPDDSFADMLSFYRDALRGGELRYTIFGHIGDNHVHVNILPRNDEEAAKAWEIYRSFIRRAVELGGTISAEHGIGKLKREYLREMYGDQHVREMVELKRAFDPAGILGRGNMFDEGLLA; this is translated from the coding sequence ATGTTGACGAAGACCACACCGGACGAGATTCACGACTTTCTTGGCGATGCGAGTTACCTGACTGGCGGCTTCACCTCTGCTGTGTTCTTTCCGGAAAGTGCGGAAGAAGCTGCTCAGCTTCTGGCGAAAGCCAGCGGAGATAAAACGCCGGTCACAATCTCAGGCGCGGGCACGGGTACCGTTGGCGGTCGAGTCCCCTTCGGCGGAATCGTCATCGCCACCGACAAACTAAATCACATCAAGCGTGTTGCTCGCGACGAGAAGGGTGGCCACGCCGTCGCCGAAGCAGGCGTCCGATTGATTGAACTCCAGCGCGCGGTTGAAGCCGATGGCCTGTTTTATCCACCTGATCCGACCGAGAGGACGTGCTTCCTCGGCGGAACGATTTCCACGAACGCCTCTGGATCTCGCACCTTCAAGTACGGCCCGACGCGAAACTATATCGAGCGTTTGAAGATTGCTTTGGCCACCGGTGACGTAATCGATTTGCGGCGAGGTGAACTACAAGTTCGCGACGGTGGCCACGTTACGATTCCGCTTTCCTCCGGCCGCACCATCAACGCGAAGGTGCCGGGTTATCAAATGCCGAAAGTGAGAAAGCACGCCTCCGGATATTTCGTCGCACCCGGAATGGACGTGATCGATCTATTCATTGGCAGCGAAGGAACCCTGGGCGTGATCCTGGAAGCTGAAGTGCGGCTCATTGCAAAACCTGAAAGCCTTCTGAGCGGCGTTGTGTTCTTCGATTCCGACGAGAACCTCCTTGCTTTCGTTCGTGATGTGCGAACGCGATCGCTGAGGCACAGACTTCAGTCTGTGTCCGTTGCACATGATTCACAGACTGAAGTCTGTGCCACGCTCGACGCGCGCGCGCTGGAATACTTTGATGTTGAGTCACTCAGCTTCCTGCGCCGGAAATACGACACCATTCCTGACGGAGCGGTTGGCGCGATTTTCTTTGAGCAAGAAACCAACCCCGCAACCGAAGAGTCGCTGATGAACGAATGGCTGGAACTGACGGAACGTCATCAGGCTCTGGGCGAGCAGTCATGGTTTGCCACGAATGAACAGGATCACGCTAAGCTCCGCGAGTTCCGTCACGCGTTGCCGGTGCTGATGAACGAACGGTTCGCGAAATACAGGCAGCGAAAAGTCTCAACCGACATCGCTGTGCCTGACGATTCATTCGCCGACATGCTGAGCTTTTATCGCGACGCGTTGCGGGGCGGCGAATTGCGCTACACGATTTTTGGCCACATCGGCGACAATCACGTGCACGTAAATATTCTGCCGCGCAACGACGAAGAGGCCGCAAAGGCCTGGGAGATTTATCGAAGTTTCATTCGACGTGCGGTGGAGCTGGGCGGAACGATTTCCGCCGAGCATGGCATCGGCAAATTGAAGCGTGAGTATTTGCGGGAAATGTATGGCGATCAGCACGTGCGCGAAATGGTTGAATTGAAACGAGCATTCGATCCGGCAGGCATTCTTGGGCGTGGAAACATGTTTGATGAAGGGCTTCTCGCTTAG
- the uvrB gene encoding excinuclease ABC subunit UvrB: MPFVLKSNYRPCGDQPQAIEALVRGVNDGAKDQVLLGITGSGKTFTVASVIDETQRPTLVIAHNKTLAAQLYQEFRTLFPDNSVEYFVSYYDYYQPEAYVPASDTYIEKDAIVNEDIDRLRMSATRALFERRDVIVVASVSCIYGLGDPDAYYGMLVFLEPGMRIARDTLLQRLVELQYERNDIDFKRGSFRVRGDVVEVYPSYQDEAYRIELWGDEIDSISTIDPLLGEITQKHTSRLPIYPKSHYVMPRTTLKRAIKSIKQELEWWEPKLIEEGKLLEAQRLHQRTMFDLEMMKEMGFCRGIENYSRHLTGKQPGEPPPTLLDYLPRDTLVIIDESHQTIPQVRGMFFGDQSRKKTLVEYGFRLPSALDNRPLNFEEFEERVTQRIYVSATPGPYEFTKTSGEVIEQIIRPTGLMDPEVEVRPVKGQIDHLLNECRIRAERNERVLVTTLTKKMAEDLTEYFTEVDVRVRYLHSDIETLERIRILRDLRRGEFDVLVGINLLREGLDLPEVSLVAILDADKEGFLRSESSLIQTIGRAARNAEGKAILYADRITDSMKRAIDETTRRRELQRAYNLENGIVPQTIIKPIEATLVTAAEADYFKVPLELEDIEAYSPQQIGETIARLDFEMREHAKKFEFEKAAELRDRIKYLRERELQVA, translated from the coding sequence ATGCCCTTCGTCCTGAAATCGAATTATCGTCCCTGTGGCGACCAGCCGCAGGCAATCGAAGCCCTGGTGCGTGGCGTCAATGACGGCGCGAAGGATCAGGTTCTGCTCGGCATCACCGGCAGCGGCAAGACTTTCACGGTCGCGAGTGTCATCGACGAGACGCAACGCCCCACACTCGTGATAGCCCACAACAAAACTCTTGCGGCCCAGCTTTACCAGGAATTCCGGACCCTCTTCCCCGACAACTCGGTCGAGTATTTTGTTTCGTACTACGACTATTATCAGCCCGAAGCCTATGTGCCGGCCTCAGACACTTACATCGAAAAAGATGCGATCGTAAACGAAGACATCGACCGCCTGCGCATGTCCGCGACGCGTGCCTTGTTTGAGCGCCGGGACGTTATTGTGGTTGCAAGCGTCTCGTGTATCTACGGCCTCGGCGATCCGGATGCGTACTACGGCATGCTGGTTTTCCTCGAGCCCGGGATGCGCATCGCGCGTGACACGCTGCTCCAGCGACTCGTCGAGTTGCAGTACGAACGCAACGACATCGATTTCAAGCGCGGCAGCTTTCGCGTGCGCGGAGACGTTGTCGAGGTTTATCCCAGCTATCAGGACGAAGCGTATCGGATAGAGCTGTGGGGAGACGAAATCGATTCGATCTCGACAATCGATCCGCTACTCGGCGAGATTACGCAGAAGCACACTTCGCGACTTCCCATCTATCCGAAGTCCCATTACGTGATGCCGCGCACGACTTTGAAGCGCGCCATCAAATCGATCAAACAGGAGTTGGAGTGGTGGGAACCAAAGCTGATCGAAGAAGGAAAGCTGCTTGAAGCCCAGCGCCTGCACCAGCGCACGATGTTCGACCTCGAGATGATGAAAGAGATGGGCTTCTGCCGGGGCATCGAAAACTATTCGCGCCATCTCACCGGAAAGCAACCGGGAGAGCCGCCGCCGACGCTGCTGGATTATCTGCCGCGCGACACTCTCGTGATTATCGACGAATCGCATCAGACCATTCCGCAAGTGCGCGGCATGTTTTTTGGCGATCAATCACGCAAGAAGACGCTGGTCGAATATGGATTTCGTCTGCCGTCCGCGCTCGACAACCGGCCGTTGAATTTTGAAGAGTTCGAAGAACGAGTGACGCAACGGATTTACGTTTCGGCGACCCCGGGGCCATACGAATTCACCAAGACCAGCGGCGAAGTGATCGAACAAATCATTCGCCCGACCGGGTTAATGGATCCGGAAGTTGAAGTACGTCCGGTCAAAGGTCAAATCGATCATCTCCTCAACGAATGCCGCATCCGCGCTGAGCGCAACGAACGCGTGCTGGTGACCACGCTCACCAAGAAGATGGCGGAAGACTTGACCGAGTACTTCACAGAAGTCGATGTTCGCGTGCGCTATCTCCATTCGGACATTGAAACGCTGGAGCGCATCAGAATTCTGCGCGACCTGCGCCGCGGTGAATTCGATGTGCTGGTCGGCATCAACCTGCTGCGGGAAGGGCTGGATCTGCCGGAAGTCTCGCTAGTTGCGATTCTCGACGCTGACAAAGAAGGGTTTCTGCGTTCCGAATCGTCTCTGATCCAAACGATCGGCCGCGCCGCGCGCAACGCGGAAGGCAAAGCGATCCTTTATGCCGACCGGATAACTGATTCGATGAAGCGGGCGATTGACGAAACCACGCGCCGGCGGGAATTGCAGCGGGCATACAATCTCGAGAACGGCATTGTGCCGCAGACCATCATCAAGCCAATCGAAGCGACCCTGGTCACCGCCGCCGAAGCGGATTACTTCAAGGTGCCGCTGGAACTCGAGGACATCGAAGCCTACAGTCCCCAGCAAATCGGCGAAACGATTGCGCGTCTTGATTTCGAAATGCGCGAGCATGCGAAGAAGTTCGAGTTTGAGAAAGCTGCTGAACTGCGTGACCGCATCAAGTATCTGCGTGAACGGGAGCTGCAAGTCGCGTAG